One region of Deinococcus aerius genomic DNA includes:
- a CDS encoding winged helix-turn-helix transcriptional regulator, with the protein MPATAEIPAEHAYPEALALLQEKWVLFIVDALLAGAGGFNDLARRLDGLNSATLAQRLKRLEQAGLVTRRVHGLMPPRTSYELTPRGAALRGVLDAVRDWAGEPGRPAPRPSPAPLPPEEALPCGTSPPGGASGTLRTAAEMQVDLRAGPPGAGRMAHGRMAHPGSGRPNGQHADPPPQRLVEGEAADRGHRSGHPPGELPAGG; encoded by the coding sequence ATGCCCGCGACCGCCGAGATTCCGGCAGAACACGCCTACCCGGAGGCCCTCGCGCTGCTCCAGGAGAAATGGGTGCTGTTCATCGTGGACGCGCTGCTTGCGGGCGCGGGCGGCTTCAACGACCTCGCCCGGCGCCTGGACGGACTGAACTCGGCCACCCTCGCCCAGCGCCTGAAACGGCTGGAGCAGGCGGGCCTGGTGACGCGGCGCGTTCACGGCCTCATGCCCCCGAGGACCAGCTACGAACTCACGCCCCGGGGGGCGGCGCTGCGCGGGGTGCTGGACGCCGTGCGCGACTGGGCCGGGGAACCCGGGCGGCCCGCACCCCGCCCTTCGCCCGCCCCTTTGCCGCCCGAGGAGGCACTCCCGTGCGGCACCTCACCGCCCGGCGGCGCGAGCGGCACCCTCAGGACCGCCGCCGAGATGCAGGTGGACCTTCGCGCCGGGCCGCCCGGAGCAGGGCGTATGGCGCATGGACGCATGGCCCACCCCGGATCAGGCCGCCCGAACGGTCAGCATGCGGACCCGCCCCCTCAGCGACTGGTCGAAGGTGAAGCGGCAGATCGAGGCCACCGGTCAGGACACCCGCCGGGAGAATTGCCCGCCGGTGGGTGA
- a CDS encoding carboxypeptidase-like regulatory domain-containing protein: MSRRMTNKTLPGTVLALMALGPAWAAPGKPAPGSVQGQVLDTRGQPLEGVKVWIKPVVTTGVAETLTDERGRYEVTGLPPVGYRAYAWLQVPFKGQQFCYRLAHPRVSDYNAFNPRDGLIRNFVWKLSGRIPGNEDYSDLGYFGGSLPLMQGSSQGRFPAQQDEIEVQLVPVGQLIDGSAGKALTRTVPARGMVLDVPIGTYRVRATFIGANGRREPLRVSGFDGDYANEATVNFKAHGGGCAGTTGGAPGRAYVYWQFRRGAPSPAPAAPSPDSVPPDEPLM; this comes from the coding sequence ATGTCACGCAGGATGACCAACAAGACGCTGCCGGGAACGGTCCTGGCCCTCATGGCGCTCGGCCCCGCCTGGGCGGCCCCCGGCAAGCCTGCCCCGGGCAGCGTGCAGGGCCAGGTGCTCGACACGCGCGGTCAGCCGCTGGAGGGCGTGAAGGTCTGGATCAAGCCCGTCGTGACGACCGGCGTGGCCGAGACCCTGACCGACGAGCGGGGCCGCTACGAGGTGACCGGCCTGCCCCCCGTGGGCTACCGCGCCTATGCCTGGTTGCAGGTGCCCTTCAAGGGTCAACAGTTCTGTTACCGCCTCGCCCACCCCCGGGTCTCGGACTACAACGCCTTCAACCCGCGGGACGGGTTGATTCGCAACTTCGTCTGGAAGCTCTCGGGCCGCATCCCCGGCAACGAGGATTACAGCGACCTGGGCTACTTCGGCGGCTCCCTGCCCCTGATGCAGGGCTCCTCGCAGGGCCGCTTCCCCGCACAGCAGGACGAGATCGAGGTGCAGCTCGTCCCTGTGGGCCAGTTGATCGACGGCAGCGCGGGCAAGGCGCTGACGAGGACGGTCCCCGCGCGCGGCATGGTGCTGGACGTGCCCATCGGGACCTACCGGGTGCGGGCGACCTTCATCGGCGCGAACGGGCGGCGCGAGCCCCTCCGGGTATCCGGCTTCGACGGGGACTACGCAAACGAGGCGACGGTCAACTTCAAGGCCCACGGCGGCGGCTGCGCGGGCACGACCGGAGGCGCCCCGGGCCGCGCCTACGTCTACTGGCAGTTCCGGCGGGGGGCCCCGTCCCCGGCCCCTGCCGCGCCCAGCCCCGATTCGGTGCCCCCAGACGAACCCCTCATGTAA
- a CDS encoding LacI family DNA-binding transcriptional regulator — protein sequence MAPDKRPPTTLSDVARRAGVSPMTVSNVINGKGGVRPDTRRRVLEAIEATGYRVNAVARALAGGQSRVITVFSPQLNRPYAAEVIQGAALAAERLNYDLIVMMLSEQGRSDVSVVTRLAAGALLIQPSSEGRWRRADLPAHVVSVDGPGERPLTVDNYGGARQAVGHLLGLGHTRIGFISGLESGDRQPFPHPPGPHDRDDADERLRGYLDSMAAAGLEVPAGYVQHGDYSKPSGERAAARLLGLPQPPSAIFVSGDAMALGAMHVAQDLGVRVPGDLSVVGFDDLPIAAASRPGLTTVRQPLQRIGEVAVQMLVALAEGRDPGLPPPFPTELVERESTAPPRPAR from the coding sequence GTGGCCCCAGACAAGCGCCCCCCGACGACCCTGAGCGACGTGGCCCGGCGGGCGGGCGTCTCGCCCATGACCGTGTCGAACGTGATCAACGGCAAGGGGGGCGTGCGGCCCGACACCCGGCGGCGGGTCCTGGAGGCCATCGAGGCGACCGGCTACCGGGTCAACGCGGTGGCCCGGGCGCTGGCGGGGGGACAGAGCCGGGTGATCACGGTCTTCTCCCCGCAGCTCAACCGGCCCTACGCCGCCGAGGTGATTCAGGGCGCGGCCCTGGCGGCCGAGCGGCTGAACTACGACCTGATCGTGATGATGCTCAGCGAGCAGGGCCGCTCGGACGTGTCGGTGGTGACCCGCCTGGCCGCCGGGGCGCTGCTGATCCAGCCGTCAAGCGAGGGCCGCTGGCGGCGGGCGGACCTGCCCGCCCACGTCGTGAGCGTGGACGGCCCCGGGGAGAGGCCGCTCACGGTGGACAACTACGGCGGCGCCCGCCAGGCGGTGGGGCACCTGCTGGGGCTGGGCCACACCCGCATCGGCTTCATCAGCGGGCTGGAGTCGGGGGACCGCCAGCCCTTCCCCCACCCGCCGGGCCCGCACGACCGCGACGACGCCGATGAGCGGCTGCGCGGCTACCTGGACAGCATGGCGGCGGCGGGGCTGGAGGTCCCGGCGGGCTACGTGCAGCACGGCGACTATTCCAAGCCCAGCGGGGAGCGGGCGGCGGCGCGGCTGCTGGGCTTGCCGCAGCCCCCCAGCGCGATCTTCGTCTCCGGCGACGCGATGGCCCTGGGCGCCATGCACGTCGCCCAGGACCTCGGCGTGCGGGTGCCGGGGGACCTCTCGGTGGTGGGCTTCGACGACCTGCCCATCGCGGCGGCCTCGCGGCCCGGGCTGACCACGGTGCGCCAGCCCCTGCAACGGATCGGGGAGGTCGCCGTCCAGATGCTGGTGGCGCTGGCGGAGGGGCGCGATCCGGGGCTTCCACCCCCCTTTCCCACCGAGCTGGTCGAGCGGGAGTCGACCGCCCCCCCGCGCCCGGCCCGCTGA